From Gossypium raimondii isolate GPD5lz chromosome 11, ASM2569854v1, whole genome shotgun sequence:
TCTATCTGACACAGGCAAATTCTGCTCAATTAGAAACGTTAAGTTTATGATCATGTAAAgaatatacaatttttaatatttaaaaattattaaactaaaaaaaaaaaatcattaccCGTTGTGGTTGATCCAGCTCTccatgaattaaaaaaaaaaaaaaaaaccattggTAGAAGTAGTTGGAGCAAAATCAAATGGAAGGACTACAAGATCCAATGTACCTCAATACAAGTAATGTAGACAGGTGCTTATGCACTAAATCTCTCTAAAAACAGAGATTACTTTGAATAGTATCTAAAGGGTGGGCATGAATGCATATGGGTGGGAAATGTCCATTTATAGCAAGACATGTATGAATTTGTAGACCGTATGAGCATGTGTCAACTGAATGCTAATCTaatgtatacatatacaaaCAAGAAGAGAGTATAAGAAATTGTGATTTCTTCATCATTGATGCATATAGATAGTCAATGATAGACACCTAACATGCCACATTACCTTTACCTAACAGGATATCACAATCAGAAAATGAAACCAGCTCCAAAGCCTCTAGAAACTTACCTTTCTAAAGCCAGCTATTAATTTAATAGGAACCCATCCCTGGTCATCCATGTTCTGCCGCAAGTAAGTGTCCTTGATAAGATTTTCATCACTACCATAAAGATACAGGCAGTTAGCCTCTTATCTGACATAAATACCAAGATGTTGCCATAGAATTAACCAAGCTGGCCTAAGTCAACATGCAAAAAAAAGCATAACCTGAAGTAATAATCAATCTGATTCACTATGTTAGCATGCAACTGGCGGTCTGGAGGCTCTGGAGCAGGGAAAAGCACTGGGGGCATTGGAGCAACAAATGGCACACCTCTAAGTGATTCTGGAGGGGGAGCAGGtatgaaataaaattgagatGCCAATTCTGCAAGAAGATAGAGAAATAGGGAAAACTTAGAATTCCTCCCTTCCTCAACtagaaaaagcaaaaacaattagaaaaatatagcTTACCAGGATATCCTACAGGAGTGCCAAATGGCCGTACTGGTGGAGGAGCGATAAATGGTGCAGCATTAGGCGGTGGAGCTGGTGGTTGATGCCTCATTAACCTGGGAACAACTCTTGGTTGCATATGAGCATCCCTGCTATTAAAGTTTCGACCATTCCAGTCTTGATTTCCTAGGGATGGATTGCGCCTACCTCCATAATTCTGATGGTGAGAGCCATCTCCTCGAGGACGTGGCCCAGCATTACGATGTCTGAATGAATTCCTTGGGTGATCATTACCAGCCTGTGACACAAATCCACTTCTCTGTATATGGTCCCTAGAAGATGGGCCATTCACAGGTGCTTCAACTAGAGCACCTTGAGGTGGTGGCTGCAGGAGTCCACTACTAGATGCTGAGTTATTACTATTTCGCTTCATTGACCTCTGGCGTGCAGGCATTGCATGGTTTGGTgttgaatttaaattcaatttttcaacTTTCTTGGCTTCTTTCTGTGAAGATGATAACAATGATGTGCTTCCACTCCCCTACAGTTTATGGGACGTAGCAAAACCATCAAGACTAAGGCTCCATTTGGGTTTAACTAGAGCTGCGGTACAGTGCATTTGGAGTGCTGTTTTCTCCAACTGCACCCGTTTGGCAAACACCAGTGCAGTGGAAAGTTAATCACAAATCTCACTGCACTCTCAGTGACTGGAGCATTATGGGTCCAGCGAACACTGGTGAAATTTGGACAATAGTGTGCTtgtcttttacattttttcttcTGTCCTTACACTTTTAGGATTTATGTATTGtagtagaaaaatatatattacactATTATCatatgacataatttattgttatttctgttaaaaataatactatGAATATTATAAGTATTATTTCTTCAAATGTTAAGTGTTttgatctattttttaaatttttaacacataaattataattcttattttaatgcaaaacaatatgtataaatattttgatagaataaaatttttaaaataaatatgaatacataaaaataatttatcgatatttataatatcatattagtaataatcatttccattttcattttcattcccATTTATCGCTAGCACTGCATTTGGATCCAAACAGATATGCCACCATTAATTTAAATCTCACtgctacagtaactaatctcaccatCATTGTTGTTTTTCTAATCTCATTGGAGCTAATCTCATTGCCAACCCAAATTGACCCTAAGTAGCCTCAAAGTCCAAACTAATCCAATTTACATGATATATATCTTTGAACAAGTAAAGATCTATCATTCAGATTCCttcaaatgataaataaattcatgcataaaatcTATAATTCAGATTCCTTTAAATAAgacaaaattcaattaaaccctaaagTTAGATTAAGGGTTTAAGGTACTTACCATTTTTCATCCAAATAAGACTCTTTGTAGTTAATTTCTTGCTTACCAAACAGATAACTAAACAAGTTGGAAAACTAATTTCACTTAGATTCAGTTCATTTGAAACATTTATTTTCAGCTACTTAAAAGTTGGTAACAGAACATTCGAAATGATAacgattaaattgaatttaataaagaaggccttaaaatttttagaaacaaACCTGGGAAAAGGGGACAAAAGGAGATCCATCCGGTAAAGCTCTGGATGAATCTGAAGAGGGTTTCAAAGAAACCCTAGCGGACTTAGACAAAGCAGGCCACGCGTCGGCCTCTATAACGGGAGCAAACTCGGTAGCGCCGTCGGAGGGCTTGTTCCAAGCTAGCCTCTTACCGGCATTGCTATTGGGCCCAGCACTCACGTTGTCTACGCCTTCGCCTTCGACCGCCGTGGGAACAGGTGGTTCAATCACAGCCGTTGATGACGAAGAAGATGAGGAAGGCGATAAAGGAACACCAGCGAGCGGTTCCGATTCTCCAAGGACGATTTGGGACCAGGAGGCAGAAATAGGCCTCGTGGCAGGATGTGATTGGTCAGGGCAACTGGGAGAGTGATTAACTGCTGTCAGCACAGCGGAGGTACTGAAATTATCCATATTAATATTTGCGCCCATATAAAACCCTgattacttttaattttctaaGGGGAAAAGTTCATCGACGGAGAAAAACACTTGAAAACAGAGAAGAAAATGTTgatagtaaataaaatttaaaaaaataatggggCGAGAAAGATGGAAGGTGAGTTCAATTCAATGCTTTGgttatgaaaattttgggattttttaggaaaaaaaatgtaGGGATTTAATCGAAGAAAGACGAATGCtacaataataatagtttaaaaaatagaaaaaggggAAGAAGAGGAACGGAGGCTCTGTAGGACTGTAACCTCTgctactctctctctctctctctctctctctctctctctctaacaGTTTTGCTTTCCTTATTTCACGTTTTCAGTATTCTTTGAAATTTAGCTTAGCAAATACGTAAGTTAGAATCCAATAAAAATATTCCACGTAACCATGTTAACGGGGTCATAAACCATCGAATAGctgaaatatattatatttttttacaaaaataaattttgtttttctaaaattatttttatataaaatcaattcgccgaatttggaaaaaatggttagatttttaaaaatatttagaatttttagctgatttttgaaatagaaaatagaTCGATTTTAGAGATAATATGAAGTGAAAACACATCCTATAAGATGcgttttttagctttttaacaCAAGCACCTTTAGTCgatagttaaatattagtaGTTTTATCTTCAAATCTCAATTTGATTTCTCTTCAACttacatttgtatttttatttcatttgtttgaagctttacttttattttaaatttctgttttaatatattaactcTTTTGGTTagatgattaattaattgtgaTTTTCTCAAGTTCTattcattgtattttttattttatattgttttaagttgtttattttaactattttttaattaataaatatattgtttccaaattatttgttttaatttatcttttaattaataaatcttttacttaaaaatcaaatatttattacaaattatataataaaaatatcttttgataaaattaatatttatcattatgttaaatatattttatttttaaaaacatcaactaatatttttgatatttttctttatatataatatttatatgtgaaatatttacTTTCTCCACCTATATTGTGGGTATggtgatttctaatattataaaattaaataattatttcaaatatcattattattttatatgtaaaatatttcaaatatcattgtttttcatctacattatgaatatgatatttcaaatattttatatgtgaaatatttcaaataattattttaaatatacatacaaaaatatataatactaaaatttacaaCACTCATGAtatgaattgaaaaataaatatttgattttataaataaaagagttattaattaaaaaataaaaactttaaaacaatatatttattaattaaataaaaatataaatatgcttAGAAGAGGAAATCAAACTTAAGATTCAAggataaaatcattattaattaaCCATCTAACCAAAGgagttaatatttaaaatagtaattaaaaataaaagtaaagtttgaaacaacatgaaataaaaatataaatgtgcGTAGGAGAGAAATCGGACCCGagactcaaaaataaaatcactaacatttaatcatttgaCCAAATGAGTTGATATATTAGAAAGTGTGCCCTGTAAAAGCGTTTTTcttaaatatctcaaaaattgacccaaaaccttaaaaattttcaaaataaacatttttttcaaatcaaaaaaaataaattacttaaaattatgacacgaaaaatttataagaatatgttggaaattttttttgagaaactaggttgtttttctaaaaatttatcgATCTACATTGTTTTtagagagagaaaggaaaacgCACCCTGTAGGACGCGTTTTTAGGAGAGAGAATAACAACGCATCTTACAGTGCGCATTTTCACTTATGTGGCAAAGAAAATGCACCTTATGAAAATGCACCTTGTAGGACGCATTTTCACttagctaattttttttcttacgGTTGGAAATTAGAAGTTTGTAGATTTATTTTTGTCCGTGTTTAAGATAAACATGATTATAGTTTTAAAGAATGTTTGAATTTACTGTGGTGCCGTGGAGTTGGGTGACCTACAAATTTCATCTGCCATTTGAGTATGGAGCCATCACCCGGGAAGCCAGATCACAGTTCAACTCAAGGTCTCAGTTGACGATGATTATACGGTCTGGGGTTTGAGTGTAACTTAggcttcaagtttacaaaggtTATGCTGTCAAAGAATGAAGCATAGCTTGGGACCCAATTGACAATGGTTATGCAGGCACGACAACCAGTTTTTCCTCGTCAGAGGAGGATGCTTTATAAAACCCAAACAGACGTATGAAGAAGAAAAACGCAGTGGCCTTTTAGTATAATCAAGTATTTCATTTTATCCATGTCCAGTGACCCCGTTATTATAACATGTGACATAATTGGGGTGTAAAATGTTTTACTAACAGGGTCATTGCCTTTGGTGGAGATGAACAACATGAATTACTTAATTATATTGGAAGGCCTCTGCGTTTTTCTTCCTCACACTTTCATATGAGTTTTATAAAGCATGCTCCTTTGACGAGGAGAAACTTGTTGCCATGTCCACATAACCATCTTCAATTAGGGCCCCAATTATGCTTTATCCTTTGACAGCATAACTTTTGTAACATTGAAGCCCTAGTTACACTTTAATCCGAGATGGTATAATCACCGCCAACTTGAACCTCAAGTTGCAATGTGATCCTGACTTCCTGAGTGATGGCATCATACTCATACGGAAGGTGAAATTTGTAGGTTATCGAGCTCCATGACATCACTGTAAACCCAAACACAacttaaaattatgattatgtcTTCCTTAAAGcaaaagagaaataaatctttaaacccaaaaatttcaacacgcaagaaaaaaaacaatttagaaGAGATTGAGATGGGGCGGGGTATAAAGggaaaaacttttttttatctcagGAATCCCGAGTTGCAGGGGCTCAAAAGCAATCAAGTTAGGCTAGTTGAAATGGCTAGAGAGGAAACGCTCCTTGTAGAAGGCGTTTTCATCTGACATGGCAGTGAAAACGTGACCTCGTTCGCATGTGCgcataaaataaatgattttataaaataattttaaagtgcAGTTTTACTACAAGCGTACAAATTACTTGAAATATTTGTaatgttacaatggaacactggagtattccaaggatcgaacccaaaggaGATGGCGATTGAGTTATAAATAGCATACACTATAGAGTCTAAGCGGTTACTGATATGATTTTTATAGTACGGCAAATCAtaacaagaaaattttgtaagaaaattaaatatgttaatctaagaaccaaattgtaaagagtACAAAGCCAAGTGTTAGCTCGATAAATCAAACTGAAATTgccaagagggggtgaattggcttttaaaaaaatttgtgaaagctagaaagaaaattaaaagataaacacaataatttagagtggttcgaccccaattgcctactccactaccttagctttccacaactaaggattttcccaaaatcactaatttgataacctttgaggacaatgtttaaccttacaactcctTTAAGATTTCTACCCCAAATCTTAAGACGCAAACCCTCTCAAGGAaatacaaataagcaaacaaataaataatccttacaagatcagaGTGTTTACAAATTAAGCTCAAATACAATGAATTACACTTGAGCAAAAGAATAGAAGtaaagctcacaagtgtatgtaaaaaaatatggaaatattaagctcaaaggttgtttgattgatgatttttgctTGAAAGTGTTTTCTTGTTATTGTAGGATCTTTAGAAGTTGGTTTTTATACCCCTTAATTGATTTCCAACAGTTGAGGTTGTTGGTGTCATGAATAGAGCCGTTGGGGATATAAAAAGGTAATGATAATTTTTGCAATAAATGCTAAATTCAATGACAATTGGAGTTTCactatcaataccaaaacaattttatcgatactttatgaaaaggtatcgataccgtaTCGATACTTCGTAGGGTTTGAGAAAAACAAAATGCTATTTTGGTATTGCTTTTAAGATAGGGTATtgataattcaaaaaatatcgatacttgaccaaaaaggtatcgatacttagtAGGGTTTGTGAAAAATAGAATGCATTTTTGGTATCGCTTTTAAGAGGGGGTATcgataattcaaaaaatattgataccttttTGGCCTAGAGTaattttgacttgtttgaagattatttgatttattaaaagcCTTTTACTAAgtgaaaatcattttaactttattttaaatttgtttcaaaaattttcaaagagtTCAAACtagatattcaaaattttatcacttaGACTTCAATtctaaacaaattattttttcaattttgttcaattttaacttttattcaaaaacatttcaatttgttatatcaaaatattttatcaaataaagcttagttTAACCCTAAGAGGTTAATCAATAAATAACTAACGGTTGttggttgattttgatttgCTTCGTCAGTCCTCGAATG
This genomic window contains:
- the LOC105803680 gene encoding la-related protein 1C, whose product is MGANINMDNFSTSAVLTAVNHSPSCPDQSHPATRPISASWSQIVLGESEPLAGVPLSPSSSSSSSTAVIEPPVPTAVEGEGVDNVSAGPNSNAGKRLAWNKPSDGATEFAPVIEADAWPALSKSARVSLKPSSDSSRALPDGSPFVPFSQGSGSTSLLSSSQKEAKKVEKLNLNSTPNHAMPARQRSMKRNSNNSASSSGLLQPPPQGALVEAPVNGPSSRDHIQRSGFVSQAGNDHPRNSFRHRNAGPRPRGDGSHHQNYGGRRNPSLGNQDWNGRNFNSRDAHMQPRVVPRLMRHQPPAPPPNAAPFIAPPPVRPFGTPVGYPELASQFYFIPAPPPESLRGVPFVAPMPPVLFPAPEPPDRQLHANIVNQIDYYFSDENLIKDTYLRQNMDDQGWVPIKLIAGFRKVSLLTDNIQLIRDALRSSTVVEVEGEKVRKRIDWMKWILPPSVKFPAMSGQDMLVARVQDISLDQRTADVSGSRNQEDACAGLSDRSSSGEFNNRSQVFSSEGTAVSAQSVAASN